The genomic stretch GCACCATTCATTCTGTGCCTAGCGAAGATGAACATTGGTGGTAAATATGCTCCAGATGCAGACATGGCCAGTACCACCGTAGTGTTTACACCTCTTTCGCTGGATGAAATGGCTCCCACTTGATGTTGCCCTTTTTTTGCTAAAACTTTTGGTAGCTTAGTCTgaacctacaaaaaaaaaaaactatgtaaTTATCGTCATTTGAAAGTCAAGCACTATATATCACATACCGTGGAAAATCCCGTTTCATCCATGTTCCAAATTCTTTGGGGTGGGTATTGATGGTCGGCGCAGATCCCCTCAAGAAGATCAAAATATTTGCGCACACTGTGTCGATTGAATCCTGTGGCTCTTGCCAAAGAAGTATTTTCCGCAGACCGTAAAGAAAGATTTGGATGGCGTTTTAGAAAGCATTTTAACCAGTCATAACCTGCTAACTTTTCCGACTGACTGAACGGATGTGAAATCTGGTTCATTTCGGCCAATTCAAATGCCAAACTTCTAACATCTCTTTGGGTCAATCCGTAATAACACTCACTCATGCTAACAATACGATTGACTAGATGCCGCTCCTGCTCGTCGGTAAACACTGATTTGAAACTTCCCAAACGTGGAAGCGAAGATAAATTGTTGGATTTTTTCAAGTAGCGGATGAGCGTTTTCTTCGGAATTCCGTACACCCGAGCGGCATGATTTTTGGAAATACCGTTTTTGGTTGCCTCTAGCGCCGATCGTAGCTGTTCAACAGTCCAAGACCGCCGATTGGACCTCCGGACATAGTAGCGGACCATTGCTGGAAACAAGATGAAATGTAAGCAAAAAGTTTGTTTACAGAGTCCTTTTGCCCCGAGCAAAAGGAAGCGTTATGCCCCGAACAAAACAACAGAATGTTTTTGGTTACATAATGGTAATGCTCATTGAAACTTACCGATATTTTATGCGAAAGATGTTGATCGACGTTTATTCGATGTAATAACACTTGCCGTTGGTGAAAAACAACAATTCAATAGCTTCAAAACACTTAAATCAGCAGAGCAAAAAAATAGTCCGCATACAGCGAAAACTTGTTTTTgtgttaatttacattttctgacattgcaGTGCTGCCAAATTGACAGGGTGACTATAGAAAACATAAATTCAAATAATAGAATTATgattttgttattaaaatgtttctccATTGTAAATCAGAGCAGGTGCATCTTGCCTCAACGGTGCTTATTACCCCAGGTACCCCTACACAACCTTTTCCGCACTTCAACGTTACGGCAGTGAACCGGTTAACTGTGCGATGATTGCGACGAAACGAAATGCTGTGCTGTGGCTCGCTGGATGAAGagagagtgtgtgtgtgagggGGTGAGATAAAACGAGGTGGGTTTTCCACTCATTCGTTGGCATGGCAGTCGTTTTTTCGGTGTGGCGAACAACCTGCAAGTTGTGAGTCGTTAGACTTTTCGACGACCGTAAATTTCTACTGGCAGTATAGCGGTCTGCCTACCCAACAGTCAGGAGTTGAgtcgatttttttaatatcattTTAATATTGTCGTTTCGATTGCCGTGTTTTGGTTTCGTTTTGATGAATAATTTACGGTGATAAAATTTGAAGTGTTAAATTATTAATCGTTTCAACTGGTCGTTTTACAAGATTTTTTTCTCAAGGATGAAGGGTTGACGAGTGAGGCGAGTGTGCGACAGGTTCTGTTGAAGATAAATTATTTAGTTTAAATACGAACGCAAGCAGGCGATCCGGAAAGAGCACAATTCTCGACTCATTTGCGAAAACTTCCGCGACGCAGCAGGCCGAGTACAACCCACTTGACGAGGAAACCAAGCGAAATGCGTGATGGCGGAAAGTCGAAGAAAGAACCGCACAAAGTATGCACAAGCGAATAAGTTTAAAAACCTGAACAATTTAATATCGCTTGCaacttaattaaaaataattttccttTTTCCATGTGAAAATAATTAGAGAAGGAGAAAAGTTACTTGAGCGATAAAATGTCCTTGAGTGAGTGAGCACTGCCTCCCCTATTTGCTGGTAAATGCAGGGAAATATTAGAAGAGCTGCTGCTGCGCCTTTTACACCGCCTgcttcgtttcgtttcgtttcgttgcaACACTTGAAGGACTCTTCGGATGCGCGCTTCGCTCGCTTACTCCCGTGCAAAGTGTCCTTCGAAAAGAGCCAGCTCTGCACCGTCcggatacgaaaaaaaaaaaaaagaataaacggCAGCAGACCGATTATGcagacatacacacacaaatacaAACTCACATGGCAAGTGCCTTTACCCTTAGCGTCTATTTGATGCCCCCTATATATGAGGGCGGAAGTGGGAAGGATGCTCTAAAAGCTACAATTAATTGCACTACAAAAATGAGCATATTTGCATGGAGTTAACTCATTAGCAGGAGATTAGATGGGGCTAGGCTTCCGAGGGATAAATGTGAACATTTTATAATTGGATGACCAGCTGATTGAGAGAGAACTGGCTTGTGGTCGATTACCATGCGTTTCCATTGTAGGCTCTTGGCTTCTGTTGATGGCAGCAGGCGGGGCAAAAAGGAAGCGTCGATTTTTGGGCATCGCAATTTATGGCAGAAGAGAGGCATTGGTGCGGAACATAAATCACTTCCTGGTGAATCTGGGGAAGAATTAGGAATCTAAAAGTTTGAAAACAATCGCAATATTATATTTTTCGTTAGTTTCAATCTTCCCGAATTAGCTAGTGGTGGACGCAAAGTCTTCTTTCTGGCGAATCTGGGGAAGAATTAGGAATCTAAAAGTTCGAAAACAATCgcaatattatattttttatagctTCAAGCTTCTCGAATTATTGTTATTGGTGGACTTAAAGTAAATTATTTATTAAATAAGGAAATTAATCTAGGTGCTTTAAGGGGAAACGGCGCTGAaaccaaaactttttttttcttttgttgtaCTTTTTTCAACTTCTTTACTATAATACAATAATGCAAACAGTAATctgcttacattttgttaaccATGGAATTGATAACTTTTCACAATACTTTTCAAGTGACTGGGTTTATGTTGATTCTTTCCAAAACAATAAGGTTTAAAACTAgagttttggatttttttttcaactgctgtcaaaaaaggtaacgggtgacaactaaaatgtAGTATGTTTTTCGTACTGCTGTCAACAAAGTTGAAGATTATATCTGATCTGAGTACGATAACTAGCCTACTGATTGGACACTGTTTAGTTCagaggcattccatggaaaataaataaaaataaatatttttttaggatgtcctttccgatttcgctgaaactttgcatagttgTTCCCAATTGATATTGTCGCTGCAGCactactctgcaattcgctggtGAGTCCAGTGACGCGAAGATTTCCAgcgatgtcattttgtatgattatttctggtaggcaaaatgttgacgtttatagtccCCTGATTGTACTAATCAGGggactataaacgtcaacattttgcctaccaatcatcaaTTCATCACGACGTCAATATTGCATTTCAAATGATTACAAAACCTATcgtattcattgaaagtgcacattgtactgaaaacaaatgttgagttcTTGTTTTTTCCAACTAAAACGATATTTATTCGAGAATAAGTTTACCAACAATTTGGAACGTTCACTCTATTTCACTAGTTTTAgtgcaaaccaaccaaaaagtgggtaccagaaacgctggttccagaatcaatgagtggtagatgaaaaatgtatggagtttgacagccacaagagctcCCTGAGTACAATGCAGTTTTAATGTTCTTTGATTAAATTGACATAGTTTTGCGACTAGAAACCatcaaaactattagaaaatattacagtggcatatttcgggacattttatgctgaatcaaagactacattatattaatatactacgaaattcgctgggaaatccttgtcagacgagcgactcgtcgcttccgatttttttctgcat from Wyeomyia smithii strain HCP4-BCI-WySm-NY-G18 chromosome 3, ASM2978416v1, whole genome shotgun sequence encodes the following:
- the LOC129726748 gene encoding uncharacterized protein LOC129726748, with the protein product MVRYYVRRSNRRSWTVEQLRSALEATKNGISKNHAARVYGIPKKTLIRYLKKSNNLSSLPRLGSFKSVFTDEQERHLVNRIVSMSECYYGLTQRDVRSLAFELAEMNQISHPFSQSEKLAGYDWLKCFLKRHPNLSLRSAENTSLARATGFNRHSVRKYFDLLEGICADHQYPPQRIWNMDETGFSTVQTKLPKVLAKKGQHQVGAISSSERGVNTTVVLAMSASGAYLPPMFIFARHRMNGALKVGPLKDQCLLVILVVGVH